The Pukyongia salina genome segment TTCGTCTATGGCGTCCCAGGTTTCCTTCAGGTCCATATTAGTTCCTCTTACCATTATGTAAAATCGGTTGTCCTCCATATATTGGATTTCAGAACGACTACCGTCTTTTCGGTATTCTTCAACGGCTTTATTGCCATTCTTCACGAGCGTTCGTCTTACTTTGTACTCGTCCTCTTCTTCGAAATCCTGCGAAAATAAGATTCGTATACCTGCAGTTGCAGCTGCCCCCATTTCACCTGCACCATCCATGATCTGGATATGTAGTTTCTTCGACTTATCCTCATTTTGATAGGTTGCCTCGATCTGAGCGATCTGCATAAAAGCAGTTTGACCTGCTTTGTACCCAGTACGCTTCATTCCATTTATCTCATCCGGTAACCAGGCTTTTAATTCTTCATTGGTTAATGGTTCTTCGTTCTTTAGATCCTCCATATCTTCCTGAACCTTCTCCATTTCTTTCACTGCTTTTCGCGTGTTTGAAACCGATTCCTTGGTTTCTTTTATCTTTTTGGATACCGGATTTTCACAGGCTGTGAAACTTGCCAATATAGCAATGGAAAACAATAATTTCTTCATAATGTAGCTTCTTTAGTGGTTATGTTTACGTAGTACTAATATATTAAATATCAACCAATTGATCATCGCCCGAACAGGTGATATTGTGTAGGGATTTTTACTGAAAAGATTTTATAGAAGAGGGAGGCTGCAACCAACCTATTTGAAACGGATAGAAGATACATTGGGGCAATAACTAATTCATATCCCTTGCCACTTTTTCCAATTCGGTATACCAATGTTCACCAAACTTCCTTATAAGAGCGTCCTTTACGAACTTGTACACCGGCACCTTTAGCTCTTTCCCTAATACGCAGGCGTCATCACAGATAGGCCATTTATGATAATTCACCGCGGCAAATTCGCTATAGTCCTGAACTCGTACAGGATATAAATGGCAGGAGATAGGCTTGCGGAAATCGATCGCCCCTGCGTTGTATGCATCCTCAATCCCACAGCCGGCAACTCCCTGTTTGGAGAAGGTAACATAAGCACATTCCTTTCCATTTACAAGGGGGGTTTCCAGCTCATCCTGTTTAGAAATGATATGTGTCCCCTGAGCCGCTATAGCCGCAATTCCTTCAGGCCTTAGAAATGGTTTTACTTTGGGGTAAATTTCCCGAAGGATCTCTACTTCTTCGGTCGTAACAGGCGCGCCTGCCTCGCCCTCTATGCAACAGGCTCCTCTGCACGCGTTAAGATTGCACACGAAATCTTTTTCGATGATATCTTCAGAAACTATGGTTTTTCCAAGCTGAAACATGCCTCCAAAGATACATGCTTTAAAATTGTTGCAAGTCAAACTTTTGAAGGAAATATTAATTCAGAAGTAATAAAAATCGAACCACTTTGCCTAATTTTGCGGCCTTAAACAGCACCTAATGACATTAAACGCCAAAGAGATCTTTACCGCCAGTATGGTCTTATTTGCAGTGATCGATATCATTGGAAATATACCTATCATTATTTCCCTACGTGAGAAAGCAGGACATATCCATAGCGAAAAAGCCTCCATTATTGCGGCGGTGGTTCTTACTGTTTTTCTATTCGTGGGTGAACGCATATTAAATCTTATTGGAATAAACGTAAACGAATTCGCCGTCGCGGGAGCCTTTGTGCTTTTCTTTATCGCTATTGAAATGCTGCTTGGGATCACCCTGTTCAAAGATGACGGTACCGGCCCCGAAGTTGCCACAATATTCCCATTGGCGTTTCCTATGCTGGCCGGACCCGGAAGTCTTACCACGCTATTATCACTTCGCGCCGAATACGAGATCCAGAACGTGATCGTGGCTATTCTAATAAACATTGTTTTTATTTATATTGTCCTTAAGACCTCTGCGCGTTTACAACGTATCCTGGGAAAGAATGGTATAGAGATCATTCGGAAGGTTTTTGGGGTTATCCTGTTAGCCATAGCAGTAAAATTATTCACTTCGAACATTCAGGAATTATTTAATTAATAGAACATGAAAGCAGCTATTTATATTTTCATCGCCATCGCAGCAGGTCTGATCATCTTTAATATTACCAAACTGGACTTCGACAATCTGTTCGAGGGCGACAGCCAGGTAGCTGCTATCAGTATATTGGCATCGGCCTGTGTTATCCTGTTAATGTTGATTTTAAGATCTTCCCGCAAGATCTCGGGGAAGAAATAGTGATTAATCTTTTTTGGCTTCTGAATACTCGAGCTCCATCACCTTGTTAAGCATTGCGTCCCCATCGTTGAGAAAATATTCGAACGCATTAGTACCGAACAATTGCTGGGCAATGTTTGCCTTCAATGCAGTTCCCAGTTCATCACTGTACTTGCGAAGGTCGATCTGGGCATTTTCGAACGCAGAGTACGTATAAAATTCCTCCTTTAGCGATTCGGGGATCTCGAAATTGTCTGCAAATTGATTGAAGGTCATACCGCTAAAGAAAGACCTGTTCTTTTCCAGGTATTCGAAAATAAAATATCCCATAAATCCGCTTCTCGAAATATATTCGAGAGTTTCATTTTCCACACTGGTGTCTTTTGGCACGAAAACGTCGGGGATAATACCTCCTCCTCCGTATACAACCTTCCCGCCTGGGGTAATAAATCGCAAGGAATCTGCCACCTGTATATTCTCGGGGTCTTCCAACTCACCATTTTTATACCTGTTCTCGTAGTCGCGGTAATAATCTCCATTTCCATTGCCGTAAGGTTTCTGTATGGACCTGCCTGTAGGGGTATAATAACGTGCGATGGTTAAACGTACAGCACTTCCGTCACCCAGTGCCATTTCCCGCTGAACCAGACCTTTCCCGAAGGATCGCCTTCCTATGATAGTCCCTTTGTCATTATCTTGTAGAGCACCGGCTACGATCTCACTGGCGGAGGCAGAATTCTCATTGATAAGTACATATACCTTCCCTTTCTCAAAATCACCCTTACGGGTAGCATAACTTCTGTTCTCTTCACCGCTCTTATTACGAGTGATGAGCATAAGTTTGTCATCCTCCAGAAACTCATCTACCAGTTTTTCGGCGGCATAAATATAGCCTCCGGGATTATTCCTCAAGTCCAATACCAGGGTCTCTATTCCCTCGTCATTTAGCTCATCCAGGGCCTCGCGGAATTCGGCATAAGTAGTTTCCGAAAATCGATTTACCTTTATATAACCTATTTCATCTGTGAGTTTATACGCAGCATCTACGCTCACAAGCGGAACTCGTTTGCGTTTCAGTTTAAATTCGATCATTTTATTTTCCGAAGGCCGGTACACCGTAAGCATAACTTTAGAGTTGATCTCACCCTTTAAGAATTCGGAGATACTGTCGCGGAAGATATCCGACCCAAAAAGTGGTTTCCCGTCTGCATATAAGATCCTGTCTCCGCCTTTAATTCCGGCTTTTTCGGCAGGCCCTCCTTCTATCGCACGTATTACTGCTATGGAGTCCTTGTAGGGATAAAAACTAATCCCAATACCAACAAAATTCCCTCGCATATCATTGGCGTTGTCTTCGTAGTCGTCTACAGGGATATACACCGAATGCGGATCAAGATTTTCCAATATTCCGTTAACGGTTACATCTACTATACTATCTGTATTCACCTGGTCTACGTATTCGTAGTCGATATAGTCTATAAGCCTGTTGAGCTTGTCTTTCTTGGAGTTGGTGGCAAAGATCTTTTCGTTAGTATCGTGGAAATTCAGCTTAGACCCAATAAATACGCCTGCGGCTATGGCCACACTTATCAATAAAGGAAGGTATTTTTTCTGAATCCCCATAGGGCTCTAAATTGCTTCAATATGCGTTATACTAACGCCGGCTTTTCTTAAAAATTTCACACCCGAATTATC includes the following:
- a CDS encoding DUF3109 family protein, with product MFQLGKTIVSEDIIEKDFVCNLNACRGACCIEGEAGAPVTTEEVEILREIYPKVKPFLRPEGIAAIAAQGTHIISKQDELETPLVNGKECAYVTFSKQGVAGCGIEDAYNAGAIDFRKPISCHLYPVRVQDYSEFAAVNYHKWPICDDACVLGKELKVPVYKFVKDALIRKFGEHWYTELEKVARDMN
- a CDS encoding MarC family protein gives rise to the protein MTLNAKEIFTASMVLFAVIDIIGNIPIIISLREKAGHIHSEKASIIAAVVLTVFLFVGERILNLIGINVNEFAVAGAFVLFFIAIEMLLGITLFKDDGTGPEVATIFPLAFPMLAGPGSLTTLLSLRAEYEIQNVIVAILINIVFIYIVLKTSARLQRILGKNGIEIIRKVFGVILLAIAVKLFTSNIQELFN
- a CDS encoding S41 family peptidase — translated: MGIQKKYLPLLISVAIAAGVFIGSKLNFHDTNEKIFATNSKKDKLNRLIDYIDYEYVDQVNTDSIVDVTVNGILENLDPHSVYIPVDDYEDNANDMRGNFVGIGISFYPYKDSIAVIRAIEGGPAEKAGIKGGDRILYADGKPLFGSDIFRDSISEFLKGEINSKVMLTVYRPSENKMIEFKLKRKRVPLVSVDAAYKLTDEIGYIKVNRFSETTYAEFREALDELNDEGIETLVLDLRNNPGGYIYAAEKLVDEFLEDDKLMLITRNKSGEENRSYATRKGDFEKGKVYVLINENSASASEIVAGALQDNDKGTIIGRRSFGKGLVQREMALGDGSAVRLTIARYYTPTGRSIQKPYGNGNGDYYRDYENRYKNGELEDPENIQVADSLRFITPGGKVVYGGGGIIPDVFVPKDTSVENETLEYISRSGFMGYFIFEYLEKNRSFFSGMTFNQFADNFEIPESLKEEFYTYSAFENAQIDLRKYSDELGTALKANIAQQLFGTNAFEYFLNDGDAMLNKVMELEYSEAKKD